Within the Polymorphobacter megasporae genome, the region AGCATGCGATATGGTTTCCAGCCGCAGGCCTGCTGAACATAATTGACGACGCGGTTCGCCCGCTTCTCGCTCAAGCGCTGGTTATAATCCTCGCCTCCCGTCGAATCCGTATAACCGACGACAAGTATGAAGGCGTTCTTCATACTGTCCGCCTTGGCGGCGGCGGCGCAAAGATCGGCGCGGCCCTGTGCCGACAGCACCGTCTTGCCGGTGTCGAAGTTCACGTTCGTCGTGCCCTTGATGTTGTACTGGCCGATATCGGCGACGCGCCCGCGCAATGCCCCGGTCGACGCCGTCTGCTCGTCGAAGCCCTGGTCGGTACCGTTGCGGATCATGCTGGCGATCTTGTAGTCGTTGTTTCGCAGATTGATCTGGTCCGCGACGAGCGCATCGCCGGCATGCATTGTCCTGACCGTGACCGGCAAGCCGTTGAGCAGCGAATTCGCGGCAAGCGTGCTGCGCCCGAGACTGAGAAAGCCCTTGCTGGCCCGGACCTTGGTATCGGCGTTGATACCGACGACCGTCTTGGTCCCGTCGGCGGCCGAGATCTGGATCTGGTCACCACTGCGCGCGGAGATGATGCCCTTGAGATCGGGGCCCCTCGACGGCGGCGAGGTTGTCATCTTCACCGCGAGGTCAGCCGCTGGCGCGGTCTGCTGGGCAAAGGAAATCGTCGGTACCGCGGTGGTGAATGCGGTCAATAGAAAAAGGACACTGGAACTCTTTGAAATGGCGCTCATCAAGCATCTCCTTCAGCAAAAACGGTTCGTCCTGCGCTGACGCCTCGCGGCTTCGGCGCGGTGAAATGGGCTAAGCAACCGGTCACGAAATCCCCCCACGCCTCCCCGCCGATACGACCCGAAACATCGGCCCGTCCTGCGTCGCTTCACGCCATGCGCCGCGGCGGACACGAGGACCCCAACGGCACAGTGCCCCTAGGGTTGGTCTCGCCAAACTTGCTGCCAGATGAACAGCCAGCGCAAAGTCGCCGGTGAAGCCGACAGGGAGACCGGAAGGTACGGCGAGCGGTTGCGACGTGTGCCGGACCGATGCGCGATTACGCCACCAGTGACGTTTCCCGCTGACGGGGAATGCCTTGCTATAGCCGACGCCGACACGCCGCAGATCAACCGGTTTGAAGATCGGAATAAAGGGTTCGTCGATGTGATGCTGCGTCTCCGAACGAGAAAGCCCAGGCCGGCGACGGAGATGCTGATTGGCGTCTTTCGAGTGATCCCGATTGGAGACGAAACATGAAGACTATACTTGCCCTCTTTCTCGCCGTCGTACCGGCGTCCGGTGCGATCGCCGGTTTGCCTTCGGCGGCCGTCGAAGCGCCACAGGCGATCGTGCATTACGGTGATCTCAATCTCAGCGACCCGCTGGGCGCAGCGACGCTGCGCAGCCGGATCGACGCCACGATCATCAGGCTGAGCGGTGGCACGCGCGATCAAATCGACACGCCCGTGAATGGCGCGAAGATCGCCATGGCCAAGGCGCGAAAGCACGGCCGTGCCCAGGCCGATTGCCTGATCGCCGCGGCCAACGCCGAGCCCCGCAGTCCCGAAGCCGCTGCATCCTGACGTCACTCCGGCGCGCCGCGGCAAGCGTTCGCGGCGCGTCGACTACGCCTTGAGCGACGCTTTCAGATCGGCGAGGTAGGTCGGCCCGACCCTGACCGCTGCGCCGTTGACCAACTGCGCACTCCAGACGCCCGCGCCTTCGTGGCGAATGCTCGCGATGAAATCGCGGCGCACGATCACCGATCGACGCAGCCGGATGAATGTCTCCGGGTTCAGCCTGCCCTCGATGCGGGTGATGGCATCGAGCAGCAAGTAGCTGGCCGCCCCGATCCAAAGTCGAACGTAATCGCGCTCAGCCTCGATCCGGTCGAGGTCGTCGGTCGCGATCCGGATCATCGCGCCGCGATGCGGCACCCACAGCTCATCGAGCCATCGCCGCTCGATGACCGTCGCGGGACCGGAGCGAAACAGCCGCGCCTTGTCGACCGCACGGCCGAGACGGTCGCGCGAGACCGGCTTCAACAAATAGTCAATTGCGGAGACCTCGAACGCTTCGAGCGCGTGTCGATCATAAGCGGTGCAGAAAACGATCGCGGGACGGTTCGCCAGGCGGCCGATCGCTTCGGCGACCGCGATTCCGTCCAGGCCCGGCATGGCGATATCGAGCAGCACGAGGTCGGGTGACAGGGCGGCGATGGCCTCGAGCGCGGCGTGGCCGTCACCGGCCGTGCCCACCACCTCGACCCCGTCGACCCCGGCGCATTGCAGCTTCATCCGTTCGCGCGCCACCGCCTCGTCATCGACGATCAAGGTGCGCAGGACGGCGTCGCTCACGCGGCGAGCGCCCGGCTCGGCTGGCCGAAACGCAGCGGCAGCGTGATCCGCGTCACGAAGCCGCCGTCGCTGGACTGGCGATACTCACACCCGGCCTTGCCGTCGTAGCGGAGCGCCAGGCGGGAAGACACGTTGGCGAGACCGAGACCGTGCCCTCCTGTCGCCCGTCCGTCGGGGCCGTCATTTGCAACGGTGATGACAAGCGTTTCGCCGGTCACCTGCGCGGCCACGGCAATGTGGACGGGCTTGGTCGAGCGGGCAACGGCGTGGCGGATGCTGTTCTCGACGATCGGCTGCAACAGCAGGGCGGGCACCATCGCGTTGCCCAGCGGTTCGGGCACCGACACCTCGACGGCCAGCCGGTCGCCGAAGCGCACCTGCTCGATCTGCAGGTAGAGCTGCTGCAACTGAAGTTCATCGGTCAGGCTGATATCCGCCGAGGCGTCCACTGCGAGCGTCGCGCGCAGAAACGAGGACAGGGCCTCGATCGTCCGATCCGCACCCGGCACGTCCCCGCTCAGCATCAGGCCCGAGACCGTGTTGAGCGC harbors:
- a CDS encoding OmpA family protein; the encoded protein is MSAISKSSSVLFLLTAFTTAVPTISFAQQTAPAADLAVKMTTSPPSRGPDLKGIISARSGDQIQISAADGTKTVVGINADTKVRASKGFLSLGRSTLAANSLLNGLPVTVRTMHAGDALVADQINLRNNDYKIASMIRNGTDQGFDEQTASTGALRGRVADIGQYNIKGTTNVNFDTGKTVLSAQGRADLCAAAAKADSMKNAFILVVGYTDSTGGEDYNQRLSEKRANRVVNYVQQACGWKPYRMLSPTGMAKADPLASNDSVEGKAQNRRVAVNILVSKGLDGL
- a CDS encoding UrcA family protein, which gives rise to MKTILALFLAVVPASGAIAGLPSAAVEAPQAIVHYGDLNLSDPLGAATLRSRIDATIIRLSGGTRDQIDTPVNGAKIAMAKARKHGRAQADCLIAAANAEPRSPEAAAS
- a CDS encoding LytR/AlgR family response regulator transcription factor, which gives rise to MSDAVLRTLIVDDEAVARERMKLQCAGVDGVEVVGTAGDGHAALEAIAALSPDLVLLDIAMPGLDGIAVAEAIGRLANRPAIVFCTAYDRHALEAFEVSAIDYLLKPVSRDRLGRAVDKARLFRSGPATVIERRWLDELWVPHRGAMIRIATDDLDRIEAERDYVRLWIGAASYLLLDAITRIEGRLNPETFIRLRRSVIVRRDFIASIRHEGAGVWSAQLVNGAAVRVGPTYLADLKASLKA